One genomic window of Sodaliphilus pleomorphus includes the following:
- a CDS encoding AAA domain-containing protein, translated as MDAKKCMIVDLEPRGGRQKFITEAVASISVTRNRMWAVRFLSGSRVFNYSRSRLLYLVNPEEIDLNDKGVYIMNKHITDAKHLLRFTDGTHTFYHLTHATGYHEDIEGNKVYVTRTPINKTNGSLWSYLCQLAAETGLVGDNDENLLSKQYELVDLNRDDVPLAQYLGDKSPLKTRHMPRQVYYPFGCNSSQKSAVEAALTHQLSIIQGPPGTGKTQTILNIVANVLMAGKTVLVVSNNNSAIDNIVEKLSSEGLDFIAAKLGSAENKKAFIDNQVAYPDMDRWTIDEEPARAKTKKALDMMSRGFDAQTRQAQLNTERDALLKEAKYEKMLQAKHDDKVVRLSACKSARLMRLLHRYQLLTESGHRPGLWFRLRWACQAGWRAFTLLKENPGIVVSSLETSYYYSRKTEIEEELASTGATLRDLDMTQSTHDLRESSLALLRNEIARHCIASTRRIFTIKDLKSRSEEFLKEYPIVLSTTYSSKNCIGKDMVFDYVIMDEASQVDITTGALALSCGLNAVIVGDDKQLPNVVSQEEAMVLRVIQHAYNVDERYNAVTHSFLQSCVEVFDDAPVTLLREHYRCHPKIIEFCNRRFYDGELITMTVDHGEDDVLKVMRTVAGNHAREHFNQREIDVIVREVMPQYGGKDSVGITTPYRQQAEEINKALGCNIASTVHKYQGRECDTIVMSMVDNSPTQFSDDGNLLNVAISRAKKRLCIVASGNEMPPDSNLAQLIAYVKYNNFDVSESKLHSVFDLLYKQYTAQRLAYEKAHRGVSSQLSENLVYDMLTTAISKLGLTSTEVLCHYPLSNLIGSNMRLDEREKAYVESPFSHVDFLIYNSLTKQPLKAIEVDGWHFHKESEAQQERDNIKDRLLAKCGMQVERISTTATVNLDTIEKMLKF; from the coding sequence ATGGATGCCAAGAAGTGTATGATTGTAGATTTAGAGCCTCGAGGCGGACGGCAGAAGTTTATCACCGAAGCAGTCGCTTCGATAAGCGTGACGAGAAACAGAATGTGGGCAGTGCGTTTTTTGTCAGGGTCACGGGTGTTCAATTACAGTCGTTCACGATTGCTCTACCTGGTTAACCCCGAAGAAATAGACCTCAACGATAAAGGGGTGTATATAATGAATAAGCACATAACCGATGCGAAACATCTGTTGCGCTTTACCGATGGCACACACACATTCTACCACCTGACCCATGCTACCGGCTATCACGAAGACATAGAGGGCAACAAGGTGTATGTCACACGCACGCCCATCAACAAGACCAACGGGTCGCTGTGGAGCTATCTGTGCCAGCTGGCTGCCGAAACTGGGCTTGTAGGTGACAATGACGAGAACCTGCTTTCAAAGCAATATGAGCTGGTCGACTTGAATCGCGACGACGTGCCACTGGCACAGTACCTGGGCGACAAGTCACCACTCAAAACCCGCCACATGCCAAGGCAAGTGTACTACCCCTTCGGTTGCAACTCGAGTCAGAAATCGGCGGTAGAAGCCGCATTGACGCACCAGCTGAGTATCATCCAGGGACCTCCTGGCACAGGAAAGACGCAGACGATATTGAACATTGTCGCCAATGTGCTGATGGCTGGAAAAACCGTTTTGGTCGTGTCGAACAACAACTCGGCCATCGACAATATTGTCGAAAAACTCAGTAGCGAGGGTCTGGACTTCATTGCCGCTAAACTGGGGAGTGCCGAAAACAAGAAAGCCTTTATCGACAACCAGGTTGCATATCCCGACATGGACAGGTGGACAATCGATGAGGAACCTGCGAGAGCCAAAACGAAAAAGGCACTCGACATGATGAGCCGCGGCTTTGATGCCCAAACGCGGCAAGCGCAGCTGAATACCGAACGCGATGCACTGCTCAAGGAAGCAAAATACGAAAAAATGTTGCAAGCGAAACACGACGACAAGGTCGTGCGGTTGAGTGCTTGCAAATCGGCCAGGCTCATGCGGCTGCTTCACCGCTACCAGCTGTTGACCGAGAGCGGTCACAGGCCCGGTCTGTGGTTTCGCTTGAGATGGGCGTGCCAAGCAGGATGGAGAGCGTTCACTCTACTCAAGGAAAATCCCGGAATAGTAGTATCAAGTTTAGAAACATCCTACTACTACAGCCGAAAGACGGAGATAGAAGAAGAACTTGCCAGCACCGGCGCTACACTGCGCGACCTTGACATGACGCAAAGCACTCACGACCTGCGCGAATCCTCGCTGGCATTGCTGAGAAACGAAATAGCACGGCATTGCATAGCATCGACCAGAAGAATCTTTACGATTAAAGACCTGAAATCGCGCAGTGAGGAGTTCTTGAAAGAGTATCCTATCGTACTGAGTACTACCTACTCATCGAAGAATTGCATCGGCAAGGACATGGTTTTTGACTATGTGATCATGGACGAAGCCTCGCAGGTCGACATCACAACTGGCGCCTTGGCTTTGTCGTGTGGATTGAATGCTGTGATTGTGGGCGACGACAAGCAACTTCCCAATGTGGTGAGCCAAGAGGAGGCAATGGTATTGCGGGTCATCCAGCATGCCTACAATGTAGACGAACGCTACAATGCCGTCACCCACAGTTTTCTGCAATCGTGCGTCGAGGTTTTCGACGATGCCCCGGTCACACTATTACGTGAGCACTATCGTTGCCACCCTAAAATCATTGAGTTCTGCAACAGGCGTTTTTATGATGGGGAATTGATAACCATGACTGTTGATCATGGTGAAGACGATGTACTCAAGGTGATGCGCACAGTGGCAGGCAATCATGCTCGCGAGCACTTCAACCAGCGCGAAATCGATGTGATTGTGCGAGAAGTGATGCCTCAATATGGCGGCAAAGACAGTGTGGGCATCACCACGCCCTATCGACAACAGGCCGAAGAAATCAACAAGGCGTTGGGCTGCAACATTGCCAGCACGGTGCACAAGTACCAAGGCCGTGAATGCGACACCATTGTTATGAGCATGGTTGACAACTCGCCTACCCAATTTTCTGACGATGGCAACCTGTTGAACGTGGCTATATCACGAGCTAAAAAACGCCTGTGCATTGTTGCCAGCGGCAATGAGATGCCTCCCGACTCCAATTTGGCCCAACTCATAGCCTACGTGAAATACAACAACTTTGATGTGAGCGAGAGTAAACTACACTCGGTTTTTGACTTGCTCTACAAGCAATACACGGCCCAGCGGCTTGCCTATGAGAAGGCTCATCGCGGGGTGTCGAGTCAACTGTCAGAAAATCTTGTGTATGACATGCTCACCACGGCCATTTCTAAATTGGGCCTTACCAGCACCGAGGTCCTGTGCCACTATCCACTGTCAAATTTGATCGGCAGCAATATGAGGCTCGACGAGCGGGAGAAGGCTTATGTAGAGAGTCCCTTCTCTCATGTCGATTTCTTGATTTACAATTCTCTCACCAAGCAGCCGCTCAAGGCCATAGAGGTTGACGGCTGGCATTTTCACAAGGAAAGTGAAGCCCAGCAAGAGCGCGACAACATCAAAGACCGTCTTCTTGCAAAATGTGGAATGCAAGTTGAGCGTATCTCGACAACTGCAACAGTCAACCTCGATACGATAGAAAAAATGCTGAAGTTTTAA
- a CDS encoding winged helix-turn-helix transcriptional regulator — protein sequence MPKKEINPEYLTCPIRQVIARFGDKWSMLVLYTLAENSTGVMRFSELHAHMNDCSQKMLSKTLKSLLDSHLVDRKVYPEVPPRVEYGLTDTGKSLIPAIDTLIAWAKEHFDAVVRP from the coding sequence ATGCCAAAGAAAGAAATCAATCCAGAGTATCTCACATGCCCCATTAGGCAGGTCATTGCCCGTTTTGGCGACAAGTGGTCGATGCTCGTGCTCTACACGCTTGCCGAAAACAGCACAGGAGTGATGCGCTTCAGCGAGCTCCATGCCCACATGAACGATTGCTCGCAAAAGATGTTGTCAAAGACACTAAAGTCCCTGCTCGACAGCCATCTCGTGGATCGCAAGGTGTATCCCGAGGTGCCTCCACGCGTGGAATACGGGCTCACCGATACTGGCAAGTCGCTCATCCCGGCCATCGACACGCTCATCGCCTGGGCCAAGGAGCACTTCGATGCCGTGGTGAGGCCTTGA
- a CDS encoding histidine phosphatase family protein, with protein MTTLLLTRHGETVDNANKIMQGQTQGELNATGVAEAEQLAQKMKDEKIDAFVSSDLKRSIDTCRILAKPHDQGVKTTALLRERDWGSWTGKYIPSLQYLNEWPGDVESLAHLKARAQEFLDWIVAHYAGKTVMAVGHGIVNKAIQSVYYKKPMNEIAKMDNCEVRKLILE; from the coding sequence ATGACAACATTACTCTTGACACGACATGGCGAAACAGTCGACAACGCCAACAAAATCATGCAAGGCCAAACACAAGGTGAGCTCAACGCAACAGGCGTAGCCGAGGCCGAGCAACTGGCGCAGAAGATGAAAGATGAAAAAATCGACGCCTTTGTGTCGAGCGACTTGAAACGTTCGATCGATACTTGCCGCATTCTTGCCAAGCCTCACGACCAAGGTGTGAAGACCACTGCCCTGCTGCGCGAGCGCGACTGGGGCAGCTGGACGGGGAAATACATACCCTCGCTGCAATATCTCAACGAGTGGCCTGGCGACGTGGAGTCGCTGGCCCACTTGAAAGCCCGTGCCCAGGAGTTTCTCGACTGGATCGTGGCTCACTATGCAGGCAAAACCGTGATGGCTGTGGGGCATGGTATCGTGAACAAGGCCATTCAGAGTGTATACTACAAGAAACCGATGAATGAAATTGCCAAAATGGACAATTGTGAGGTAAGGAAGCTGATTTTAGAATAG
- a CDS encoding alpha/beta hydrolase-fold protein, with the protein MEEVYSTHGIECKIHVYGDTTRCLPVVYVHTFENQGREIWNESCKMQARQHVLVEIDGLDWDNYLAPWPTEQLFKNNPPMRGRAGEWLRLLEGEVIPAVEAQLHVTHRVIAGYSLAGLFALWSAYNTGIFAGVVACSGSFWYPDFTSYVQAHDFVTLPSCIYFSLGDKETRLKNPVLNTVEERTRWLCEHYSSMGINTVFQLNNGNHYQQPAWRTARGITWALRQL; encoded by the coding sequence ATGGAAGAAGTATACTCAACCCACGGCATAGAATGTAAAATTCATGTGTATGGCGACACGACACGATGCCTGCCTGTGGTATATGTGCACACTTTTGAAAACCAAGGTCGTGAGATATGGAACGAGAGCTGCAAAATGCAGGCCAGGCAGCACGTGCTGGTAGAAATCGACGGTCTCGATTGGGACAACTATCTCGCCCCGTGGCCCACCGAGCAGCTGTTTAAGAACAATCCCCCCATGCGGGGACGAGCCGGCGAGTGGCTGCGACTGCTTGAGGGCGAAGTTATCCCTGCTGTCGAAGCGCAGTTGCATGTCACGCATCGTGTCATTGCAGGCTACTCACTTGCCGGCCTTTTTGCACTGTGGTCGGCCTACAACACTGGCATTTTCGCGGGCGTGGTTGCTTGCTCGGGCTCGTTTTGGTACCCCGATTTTACCAGCTATGTGCAGGCCCACGATTTCGTCACACTGCCATCGTGCATCTATTTCTCATTGGGCGACAAGGAAACCCGCCTGAAAAATCCTGTGCTCAACACAGTAGAGGAGCGCACGCGCTGGTTGTGCGAGCACTACAGCAGCATGGGGATCAACACAGTGTTTCAGCTCAACAACGGCAACCACTACCAGCAGCCGGCATGGCGCACAGCCCGCGGCATCACATGGGCCCTGAGGCAGTTATGA